The Bacteroidota bacterium genome contains a region encoding:
- a CDS encoding redox-sensing transcriptional repressor Rex: MRLPERTVERLSQYRRSLLICLSQGQTHIYSHELAELHNLTAVQVRRDMMFIGYSSFQRKGYDIKELIEVIGNVIDSEEVLKVGVVGVGNMGKAITGYFNNKRAKLKIVAGFDVDPSKIGKVISGVLCYSFDQLSKIVKEKDISVGIITVPPEKANEAAKSLVAAEIKGILNFTTVPLNVSPDVYLEEYDMITSLEKVAYFVKSQKEK; this comes from the coding sequence ATGAGACTTCCTGAAAGAACTGTGGAACGTTTAAGTCAATATCGCCGTTCATTGCTAATATGCCTGTCGCAGGGCCAAACTCACATATACTCGCATGAATTGGCTGAACTGCATAACCTTACCGCCGTGCAGGTTAGAAGAGACATGATGTTCATTGGTTATTCAAGCTTTCAAAGAAAAGGGTACGATATCAAGGAACTCATTGAAGTGATTGGAAACGTAATAGATAGTGAAGAGGTCCTAAAGGTCGGCGTAGTTGGGGTCGGTAACATGGGCAAGGCTATTACCGGATATTTCAACAACAAACGGGCAAAACTGAAAATTGTAGCCGGCTTCGACGTTGATCCTTCTAAAATCGGCAAGGTGATTTCCGGGGTTCTCTGTTACTCATTTGACCAGCTTTCGAAAATTGTGAAAGAAAAAGATATTTCTGTCGGAATTATTACGGTTCCGCCGGAGAAAGCCAATGAAGCAGCTAAAAGTTTGGTGGCAGCTGAAATAAAAGGGATACTGAATTTTACCACCGTGCCCCTGAATGTTTCTCCTGACGTTTACCTGGAAGAATATGACATGATTACCTCACTTGAAAAAGTGGCTTATTTTGTC